In Sinobacterium caligoides, the sequence AACCTAAATTGTCGCTCTACTATCGCTTCTGGGTGACTTGAGTCCGTACTGACTGCCCCCTTAAGAATTTCATTAAGAGATCCCATTAAGGTGCTATACGGTGTTGCTGCTGATGAAACCTGCCCGGTTAAAGTTTTCAACATAGTATTTTGCTGGTTGACGACAAAACCAGCTAAATCACCCAAGTTCTTCTCTATCGAACCGGCCTCTAATATATCCGATAAACCTTGTCGCCAAAAATCGCTGCCAAACATATCAGCACCGAGAAAATCATCACCTTTATCCTGACTCATCTCTACTCTCTTTCATTCAAAAAAATGTATTTTTACTGACACAAAAACAGAAAAGGCGGGAATCCCCGCCTTTCAACAAAGCAACAAATCAAGAATATTAAGCAGCGCTAGCTTTCTTAGCAGTTGACTTCGCAGGCTTACTGTCCGCAGCCTGTTCAGCACCTTTTTCTGAGAGACCACCTTTGACGATATCGATCACCTGTCCTCTAAGCTCAACGTTGGCTGCGATTATTTTTTTACTATCTTCAAGTATTTTATTATTCACTTGGGTCACAACACCAACACTGCTTGTTGCGTATTCTTTTGCAGCAGAAGCGTCACGAATCCCCGATACTGCACGCATTTGGTCAATACCAATTTCAGTATAGTACTTTGCCGACTCTAACTGTAAAGCAGCGACTTTTTCCACACTGTCGATTGCCAAACAGTTCAACTTCTCTAGCATTCCAACTAGACCCTTACCATTTCCAGCCAACGAACCAAATAACAAACTTGCATTTTCCATGAGGCAAAGAACTCCTTTCTTTTAATTTCCAGTTACTGCAGCAATATTTTGCACCGCTGTCAGGTGATGCAGTATAGCAAAAAAAATATTTCATATTATAGACAGTAAAAAAACAAAATTGCACCAAGACAAAGCAGAGCAAATAGAATCACGGTTTTGTAAGATATATCCCACGATAACGAAGGACATTTCAGCAACAAACAATGAAAACAGTGTGTTTTTACAGAATTATCGTGCCAAAAAAAATATTTAAAGAGGTCGTATATAGCAAATAAATATAAGGCCGTTATTTTATTGCCTCTCAAACGAGACATAATATAGACCAATAGCTCTTAGATAACGATGTAACACCAGATAACATAACAAATAGCCTCACGACTAGCAGAGTAAGAAACAGCCTTTGACGACCCACGAAACAAGCCAAACACCCTAAAGAACCCTCTATCTCCAAGCTCCACCGAGGCTCCTCCCCCTCACACACCCTAAGCTTTCTAACGCACCAGCGTTTATCTCGTGCTTATCTGGAGCAGTAAACTTCATTTTCTCAGGTAGAGTCCCTCTTAGCTTAATGCTGATAGAAGCAATCGTGGCATTATCAACACATAACGAAGAAGCCTCAAGCCACTCTTCACGACACTGCTGCTATTAAGGTAAACTTTGCCTTCAAACCCTTTTCATCTGCTCTACTGACAGGCTGACAACCCGCTATGACTACCGCTTTTATCATTGTCAATCAATACGGCCAATACCTCACCAAACAAGGCCTATGGCTTATGCCTGAAGACATGAAGACCCCTTTCGTGACCGCTCACCGTGATCAAGCACTTAACACCTTAGTAGAGAACAACAGTCATAACGTCGATTTAAGGCTAAAAATCACTGAGGTAGAGACCGATGAAAAAGGTAAGCCTATCTTCCCTGCGTACGATGACAGTTTTCTACCGCTCCCTACTACGGCCACAAAACCTGAGGCGAACAACAACAACAACAACAACAACAACAACAACAACAACACGAACATAGAGAAAAACCCCAGCGCACAACATATATGCGCAAGTTCAATAGATGATGACAATACTCAGCAGGCAGCAGCCCAGAAGATAGAAGCAAGCCAGGTAACCCTAACAATAAACGAGCGGGGAACAACTGATAATGAACAGAAGCTAACCGATAAAGAGCAGGAGCTAACCGATAAAGAGCAGGAGGAGATCATTGCCCGCATGTTAGCGGCACAGCAAGCGCTGTTAAAAGATAACTAATGAGTTAATTAGTAGGGCAAAAAAGCCGAGGCTGGTCTCCTCCTCGGCTCATTAAGAGTGACGCACACCTAGCTTACGTAAGCCTCACCTTTAGCTATTTTTTCACCTAATTTCGCCAGCGTTGACGCACTCGAGCCTAGGGTTAACTCTATGTGCCGAGCCCAGAGACAATAACGCCAAAGCGGATAATCTTTGTCGATACCGATACCACCATGTAGGTGCTGAGAGGCAAAGCTCACCCGATGCCCCACATCTCCCGCCCAAACTTTAGCAATCTCAACCTCAGTCGAAGCATCTACATCTGCCTCTAGTAACGAGGCTGCTTGATATGCAGTCAGCTTCAAGCACTCAACATCGATGAAACAGTTAGCGGCGCGATGCCCTACCGCTTGAAACGTCGCAATAGGGACACCAAACTGCTGTCGCTCTGCAGTATAAGAGGCCGTCATACGCATAGACTTATCACTCACACCCACCTGCATCGCCGCATAGGCAACAATCGTTCGTTGCGCCGCCCAGGTCATTAGCTCACCACCCTGCTCTGGCCCTGCCAGCACATCACAGGTGGCCACCAAGACGTTTTCCAGCCTCATTTCACTCTGGGGTTCGCCACTTGTTACCTTTAAAGGTACTAACGTCACTCCCTCTGCCCTAGGGTTGATCATCAGTGCCACCACACCATTATCGGTTTTCGCCGAAATCAATACACGCTCACTCAAATGTGCCAGTGGCACCGCCGTCTTAACACCATTAACCACATAACCAGCCCCCTGCGGCCGAGCCTGTGTTAATGGTGTAGCTGGATCCTCTCCCATCGGCTCCATAAAGGCCGTCGTAATCAAAGTTTTGCCACTAGCCAGAGGTTGTAACAGCCGTCGCTGCTGCTCAACACTGCCAAATTGCTGGATAGGCAAGGCTGCGCTTACCAACACCGGGATCACGGGGATCGGAGCTACAGTACGACCAGCCTCCTCAATAAAGAAGCAAAGCTCAGTGAAATTGAAGCCCATGCCACCGTTCTTTTCAGCAATACTAACCCCCAGCAAACCTGCCTCCGCAAGTTTTGCCCAAAGCGCTTTATCAAAGCGGTCTGGCTGCTGATCAACGACATCTTGTCGTTCGGCACTGACTTCTTCTGTCAAAATTTGACGGGCCAAATTTTGTACATCTTGCTGCTGTTCTGAAAATGAAAAGTCCATACTAACTCCTAGCGCGAGGCGCGCGGCATCCAAAGACCCGCCGCCGAAATAATGTCACGTTGAATTTCATTAGCTCCGCCACCGAAGGTAATAATCGACGCCGTGCGGTACATCATTTCAAGCCGTCCACGCAACTGCACCCCCTTCGAATCTAGGTGTTCGTTGGCAACTTGCCCCAAAACCTCGGCCAATAGACGATAAGCTTCGATAAAAAACTCTGTGCCATAAACTTTCGCCGCAGAAGCATCAGCCATCTCTAGTTTATCGTTAGTAATCGACCAGGCCTGTTTGTAACACATAAGTTTTAATGCCTCGATTCCTACTCTGACCTTAGCGAGGTTCATCTGCACCCAAGGCTCATCAAGTACTCGCTTGCCATTGGTATAATGATTCTTGTCTGCCCACTGCATCGTCTCATTTAACAGCTGCGATACTGGGCCGCAGTTCACAAGGCTAAGCCTTTCACGATTTAACTGACTAGTAATCAACTTCCAACCAGCATCTAGCTCTCCGACCAAATGATCAGCAGGTATGCGCACATTGTCATAGTAAGTCGCATTAGTCGTCACATCACCTAACGTATGGATCGGCGTTCGATCGTAACCCTCAGCCGTTGTCGGGACCAAAAATATGGAAATACCTTTGTGCTTTTTAACCGCCGGGTCTTGATTGGTCCGTGCGGCAATCCAAACATAATCAGCGTGCTGCGCTAATGAGGTGAATATTTTCTGCCCCTTGATCACCCATTCATCACCATCACGTATCGCGGTCGTTGTTAGCGATGCCAAGTCAGTCCCCGAACCAGGCTCTGAGTAAGCGATGGCCATAATCAACTTACCCTCGAGAATCTTCGGCACTAAAAGGTCACGCATACGTTCGGAGGCGTTGTCCGCCAAAATTGGGCCAACAGATTCAGTTGTCAAGAAGGGGAAAGGGAAGCCTGCACGCATCACTTCTTCGATGAAAATCATCTGCTCAAAGGCGGTCATACCACGTCCCCCCCTTTCTTTACTCCAGCCGACGCCAATCCAACCATCTTTGCCGAGTTTATCCATCGCCTGCCAAAATAGCTCGCCACCGCCCTCGCCCGGCGTCGCATCCACTTCAGCACGCAGCTCCGGCGTCATAAGCTCATCGAAATAGGCCCGCAGCTCTGTCCGCAGAGCTTCTTGTTCGGGAGTAAACTCAACTTTCATATCGGCTCCGTTATCGATCTAATCACTCACTTGTTAGTCCTGCTTCGGACAATAAAACAGCGTTAGTCGAGATTTAATAATTGTTATCGTAGCCTGCCACCATACGTTTCAGCGACATCGGCTTGAGCCGTATCGAAACACGACCTCCATACTCACAATGATTGATAAAAAGGTTGTTAACAACAAGGACATTAGCGGTCAACTTCGCTGACAAAAATAGACAGCAGGCAGCTACACTGCATACCTAATGCCCTTACCCTGTTTATATTAAAAAGACGCCATAATCTCCCCTCTGCTTCAGCCCTGTATTGATGTCGACGAGAACTAAGTAGTAACCTAGCGGAGACTATAAAAACTATTCATCGACATAGCGCCATACGACCAACTCCTCACCCTGAGAGCTCAGCCCTCATGAGGAGCCTCGCTCGGCACCACTATATTTGTGACACTATCGATAAGCCCCGTTTCACAAGGAGACGTTATGAGCCAGAAACCGCAAGTTGCCGCCATCGAAGGTTGGTATACCATGGATCAGAAAGCGCCACACCTGATCGGCACCTGCTGTAGCGAATGCGGCACTTACTATTTCCCAAAGCTGACAAGTTTCTGTAAAAACCCTAGTTGCGAAAGCGAGAGCTTCGACGAGGTGGAATTGAGCCGCACCGGTAAGATCTGGTCCTACACCAACGCCTGCTACAAGCCACCCGAACCCTTCGTCGCCGCCGACCCCTTCGTCCCTTATACCATCGCTGCCGTTGAGCTCGACAAAGAAAAGATGATCATCCTTGGACAAGCAATCGAGGGCGTCACTGTTGCAGATCTCAAGGTCGGCATGGAGGTTGAACTGTGCTTAGAGACTCTATATGAGGATGAGGAGAATGATAAAATCACATGGAAATGGAAGCCCGTTAGCAACCCAGCCTAATGACAGATTCATAGTGCCGCGACAAGAACAGCGCACTAAAGCCTAGTAATACAGCACTAGCGATACTGATAAATTTGACAGGACATAATAATGAGCGATGAAATTGCAATTCTCGGCGTAGGCATGCACCAATGGGGTAAATGGGGGCACAACTTTACCAAATACGGCGTCAAGGCCGCTCGCGATGCGATTAAAGATGCTGGCATAGAATGGAACGACGTGCAGTTTGTCTCCGGCGCTGCCACCATGCGCTGCGGCTACCCCGGCTATGTTGCAGGCGCCACCTTCGCCCAAGCGTTAGGCTGGCAAGGCGCCGAAGTAAACACCTCCTATGCCGCTTGCGCATCCGGCTCTCAAGCCCTCGCCGCCGCTCGTGCAAAAATCCTCTCAGGCCAAGCTGATGTCTGCCTCGTAGTAGGTGCCGACACGACACCGAAAGGCTTTCTCGCTCCCGCAAAGGGCTACCGGCCCGATGACCCCGACTGGTTACGCTTCTACCTTGGCATCACCAATCCGAGCTACTTCGCCCTCTACGCTCGACGCCGCATGGACATCTACGGCGATACCGAAGAGGACTTCAGCATGGTCAAGGTAAAGAACGCCGAGCACGGATTCACCAACCCCTATGCACGTTATCGCAAGAAGTTTAGCCTCGAAGATGTACGAGCATCGGCCATGGTCGCCGACCCTCTGCGCCTAATGAACATCTGCGCCACCAGCGACGGTGGTGCAGCGATGATCGTGTCTAGCGTCGAGTATGCAAAAAAGATCGGCAAAGGTGACGCGCCCCGTGTCGCAGCCATCTCAACCGTCACCCCAAGCTTTGCCAACTCAGTTGTTGAGATGCCCGATATCGCAACAGACTCTGCTGCAGCCGCCATGGTAGAAGGCCAGAGTTTCCGCGCCTCGCTGCCCATCAAGGCCTACGAGGAAGCCGGCATCAGCCCAAGCGACGTCGATATCGCCGAGGTTTACGATCTTTCATCAGCGCTTGAGCTCGACTGGATTGAAGACCTTCAACTCTGTGAGCGAGGCACTGCCGCGCAGCTGATCCGTAATGGCGACACCAAAATTGGCGGCCGCATCCCCGTCAACACCTCGGGCGGGCTTGCCTGCTTCGGTGAAGCAGTACCCGCACAAGCACTAGCTCAGATCTGCGAGCTAACATGGCAGTTGCGCGGAGAGGCAGGTGAGCGTCAAGTCGATGGCGCCAAAGTTGGCATCACCGCCAACCAGGGCCTATTCGGACACGGCTCTTCTGTTATTATTAAAAAATAGTGATATCAAGCCAATAAAAAAGCCGCTATTTAGCGGCTTTTTTATTACTTAGAAAATTTCTATTTTTTTACTTTGCGACGAGCCATGCCTGCCAAGCCCAATAGCGCCGAGCCAAACATCCATGCCGATGCAGGAAGAGGCACTGCCTCAACATCAACCGCCGAGACAAAACTACTCGTCCAGTTACCCACAGCAGATAAGGTAAACGATGTTATATTATCGGCACCCAACTCCCAATAGTTAGACCCCCCCTTAAGAATCGTTGTAAAACCAGAGCTATCCGTATAACGAAACTGATCCTTTCCGGTCCAATCGTTCCATGTCCCACTATCAAACGTCAGGCTGTTTAGCCTTACCGCACTAGTAAAGCTAAACGTCATTGTCTCTCGACCCCAGGACTGAAAGTGATTCACCCCCCCCTTAACACCTAGCCCACCCCGGTTCATAGTAATGTTGGCATCACGCCCCTTACGAGTACCACTCACCGCCATTGTGGTACCGTCGCCGATCACCTGATTAAAAGCCGGCGCATTACCAGCCCCACCGGTAAAATCAATCGTTGCGGCAGTGGTAGCAAAACTCGCCGCTAACGCCAATGACGCTACAGACAACTTAATTTGAAAACTCATACCAATAACTCCCGTTAACACTTTATATTTATCGTTCTTAGAATTAACAGCCACCCTTTTAAAAGCAGCAAACACTAAACACCTTCTGCTACAACAAGCCAGCCCACGACATAAATATACGTAGTGTCTTTAAGGTGTTAAAACTATGCCCTAACTATAGTAAGAGCAATTATTAGGCCAACAACGCAATTAATTGAAGCCGTGGCTTATCAATACGTTACGCGGACAAAAAAACCTTCTGCACGACTCTTGTAATTAATATCGACAGCGCTTAAATTCTATAACTATTTGAGTTTAAGATATTTACGTCACTTTCTAGATATAGAACGTAAGTTCTGTGAAGTGTACCCCTCACAAATATCAACGCCGTCACAGCTCAGTCGAGTTTCTATGCACCAAGCTTTTGTATATAGTTCCGACCACCCATGACGAATCGCTCACTGAGCCTGATAGCGAATTTATTAAACAGCAGAACTACGGGCTCGCGCTAGGCTAGCTCCTCCTAGGATCGCCGACAGGAATAACCAGGCAGCACTTGGTAGGGGCACCGGCTCCACATCAATATCCGCAATAAACGTGCTTGTCAGAAAGCCTTTCGCCTCTAAAGTAAAAGAAGTAATCCCTTCTGCCCCTAAGTCCCAGCGCCAATTACTCCCTTTCAATAGCACTGAAATGCCACGACTATCGCTATAACGGACCTTATCCTCACCCGACCAGTCATTCCAAGTCATTGAATCAAAAGTCAAATAACTTAAATTCACTGCCTCAGTAAAGCTAAACACCATCTTTTCTCGCCCCCAGGACTGAAAGTGACTCACCCCACCATTGACCCCCAACCCCCCTCGATTGCCAGTCACATCTGCATTGCGCCCCCGCCTCTTCGCAGTCACCGACAAAACGATACCCTCAAAATCACGCTCAAGGACCGAAACCTTGCCCGAACTACGTGTGAAATCTAACGAGGTTGCCGATGCCTCAAAGCCCGCAAACAATGCCAATACCACCACCGTCCACCTAAAGTGTACTTCCATGTTAGCGACTCCATGTCGATATCTATCTTATTAGAATTGAATACTGCTATATGTCGCTGCAGATATTAGCCAACTTCCCCCCAGCAATCATCACTGCATAGTACATCGACATCATATCCACTTAATATGCACCAATAAGACCTCAACACATAAAACTCACTAGCAAGCTCGCACAGGATTCATTTTTCGATAGCTATCGCAACACGCCCCTTAACGACAAACCTCACGTAATTGATTTTATAACAAATCTTCTTGACTCTTCTCGATAAACCCCTAGATATGCTATATTCGCCGCCACATTCTGTCATCGAGCGATTATCATGAGCGAAGCCAACGCCTACCTATTATTAAGCTTAGGGGTCATTATCGTTATTATTCTCAGCTACCTCGCCTACCGGTCAGTACAGGCTGTAAAGATTAAAGAAAATGACCAGAAAAAGATGGTTGAGCAAGTACTCGCCGACCAGCAACAGCGAAGAGACTACGCGCAAGAAAGTATACGTCTGCTTACCCTGGGAGCCATCGACCAACAAGTAGGGGCTATCGAAGCTAGTATCCGCATCAACGGCTTAATGGACTTTATGGGTTACAACGAAGAACAGAGAAGGCCCTATCAAATTTTTAACGACGTTGCGCTTGCAACCAACCACATACCTGTTCGTGATGATTGGAACGAATTGAGCAGAAAAGAGAAAAGTAAGCACGAAAGAACCATGAGTGCTCTAGAAAAAAAACACCAAGAAGCGATCTCCTGCGCCCTCAAGCAGCTAAAAGACGAGGGGTTTCTCGCCGACAAAAGTACTGCAAAACAAGCACCTATGTTTTACGCAGCCTAATATAGAGAAAAATTAGCAAAAAAGCCTCATATGAGGCTTTTATCAACGACCTAAACTTATCAACCGCCAGTATGCAAACCACATTCGCGCTTATCTTCAACCTTGGTCGGATCAAAATAACGCTTACAGCTAGGCAGCTTATTCTCTGCCATATAGCTATCGACCTGCTTATCATCCCAATAGAATATTGGCGCAACCTTCAAAATACCACGGCTATCCCAAGAGACGACATCCAACGTTTCGCGAAACGCCGTCTCATTATTGCGTATACCCGTTAACCATACTTCGGGCTTATGCTGCTCTAACGCTCTTTGAAAGGGCTCCAACTTCACTTGACGAGTAAACTCCTTGTGCAGAGCCTCATCGTCCAGCGTTGGTATCCCCATCATTGCATCACGGCGAGCCGTCGTCATTAACGGTGCATAGCTCTGCAGATTCAGCTGTAAATCTTCCGTCAATTGCTCCGCAACTAAATAGGTATCACGAGTATTATAACCTGAGTCAATCCACAACACCGGGACACGACGATCAACCTTAACCAACAGATGCAACATCACTGCAGCGTTTGGACTAAAGCTTGTTGTTTGAATAGTCTGCCGCTCTAACGACAAAGCCCACTTAATAATTTCTTCTGCTGACTTATCACGCAACTGAGCGTTTATTTCGGCCAGATCTAAATTCTGCATGTTATTATCCTCAACATCTACACCCACTCAATCGCACATCATCGTGTATTTAGTCGGGAAGCGAAACTATAAGCAAACAGAAATATATAATCAACGCCCTTCTTTATAACTTTTAACTATATGCTTATAGTACACGTAGTGGCAGTGAAAATAACACGATCAGTTCGAACCACCACTACTCGCGAAAGACCTGCAACCTATTGTTGAATATAGACAAAAAACACAACAATCATCCTCTCTAGTAACAGATAATACCTTTTCGCAGGCCAAACAGCAGTATTGTTTGAGTAACTTTGAGGGCCGTACCAGCTCCACCGCTTTAAACCCACAATCAGGACATTGAATAACTCTACGCATCAAACAACCGCCTTAAACAGCATAAACATTACCCTTCATCACATGATACTGGCAACGAAATGCTGAACAATGAGCGTAGATCTGCCAAGACCATATAGAGACAAGGGATAAGCAACAGCGTAATCACGGTCGCAAAAATAATGCCGAAGCCTAATGACACAGCCATTGGAATAACAAATTGCGCCTGTACACTGGTCTCCAACAACATGGGTAGAACGCCAAAAAACGTTGTTAAGGATGTCAATAGAATCGCCCTAAACCGGGCTCCGCCTGCTTCTAAAACCGCGTCCAATATCGTGCTTCCGCGCTCAATACTTCGATTTATAAAGTCGACCATAATCAAGCTATCGTTTACCACCACTCCTGCTAACGCGATAATGCCAAAAATTGACATCATGCTAACAGTCATACCCAACACCGCATGACCAAAAACAGCACCAATCAAGCCAAACGGAATAACGCACATGATAATAACCGGCTGGCTATATGAGCGTAATGGAACCGCTAACAGTGCATAGATACCCAGCAACGCCAAAAAGAAGCCTACAAAAAGCTCTTTCTCCATTGTTTTCGCCTCCTGCGAGCTGCCGTCAAGCTCGTAGCTCACCGCGGGGTATTTTTGCAATAACTGCGGCAAGTAATTCTCAATGATCTCATTGCTTACCTGTTGAGGCTCAATACGACTTTTATCAGCCTTAGCTGCGATCTGGGCAGCACGTTGCCCGTCTATACGATTTAGCTGCGCCTCAGCTAATGTGTTTTCTATCTCCACCACAGACAATAGCGGCAATTCATCACTGCCGTTACGTATTGTCATATTTTCAAGCGAAGCAAAAGATTCTCGTTGCTGCAACGGATAACGTACCATGACTCGCACCTCATCCGCCCCCCGCTGAATACGCTGAGCCTCGACACCGTAAAACGCCTGTCGAACTTGCAAGGCTATGTCCGACATCGACAACCCCAGCGCCTGTGCCGAAGGCTTTATAGACAAAGCAACCTCCGTCATCTGCCCACCGATACCATTGGTTATATCCGATAAACCGTCATAGCTCGCCAGCTTCTTCTCCAGCTCGTTTGCTGCCGCACGAAGCTGTATCGCGTCATCACTGACAAGATTAAAGGCAATGTCTCCTCCCGGGCGATCATCTACCGCCGAAAAAGACAGCTGTTTAGCGCCGACGATTTCACCTACTGCCTCACGCCATTGATCAACAATCTCTTGACTACCAATAATGCGCTCCTCCTGCTTACTCAATTCAAGCATAAAGGAGCCAATACGACCATCACTCGTATGATTGAAGGAATGGCGAATAAAACTCTGCTCCACGCCTTCCCGCTCAAGATATCGAACTTCGACCTCACTGATAGCCTGCTTAATCCGCTGCATAGCAGCCATAGTCTTCTGCTCACTGGTGCCCCGCACCATCTCTACCTTCGCTTCAACATAATCGTTAGGGGAGTCTGGCGTCATTACATAACGTATCCAGCCCCCCGCCATTAAGCCAATAGTAAGAATAAAAATTGCTACAAATACTGCCATCGTTGTGTAACGTTCACGGATACAAACTCGTAGGAATGGCAAATATTTTTGCTCAATAAATTTGCTCAAGAGCGCATTACAGCGTACTTGCAAGCGCTGTTGATGCTCACTCTTAATCCAGCGTGATAACCCACTATGACGATGCGCTAGATGCGCAGGCAATATCCATTTTGACTCTATCAATGAAAACAACAAACAAAATAACACGACAAAGCCACAGGCAGCAGGGAAGTTAGCCATACTGCCACTTATAAACAGTGTCGGCATAAAGGCACAAATTGTTGTCAACACGCCAAATGTTGCTGGAGTTGCCACACGTTGAGCACCGCTAATAACACTGCTTAGACTATCTCCCTGCTTCAATATACTACTATGTACGCTCTCTGCGATAATAATTGCATCATCAACAACAATACCTAGCACCAAAATAAAGCCAAACAGGCTTATCAGGTTAATGCTCACTCCCACTAAGGGCAGCATCGCCAGCGCCCCTAAAAAACATACCGGAATACCCAGCATTACCCAAAAAGCAATATTTAACTCGATAAATAACCCAAGAATAATAAACACTAGCAGAGCACCGATCGCGAGATTCTTTAGCATCATATCGAGCCGGCCCTGAAGGTAATAAGTCGTATCAGCCCAATAATCAAGCTCAACTCCTGGTGGAAGCTGCTGTTTCTTTTCCGCAACATATGCCTTAGCCTGGCTGGCTATTGTCACTAAGTCTTGTGGCCCAACGGCGAAAATAGCGAGCGCTATACTATAAGTATCATTAAACATAGCGACATCACGAGCCTCCTTAAAACCGTCTTTTACCGTCGCGATATCACCCAATAACAGACGCGTACCATCATCGAAAGCCAATAACTCGATTGCTTCGAAGTCGTGCTGGCGATAAGCCTGTGCATTAGCCCGAAGGCGTATTTCACCATTTTCAGTTTTTATGCTACCCGCAGAGATATCGACTGACGCCTGCTGCACGGCGTGTTTAACGGCAGCCAACGTTAAACCGTATCGACGCAACTCTTGCTCTGGCACCTCGATTGCGACCTCATAATCCTGTGTACCGTAAATCATTACACTGGCTATATCGGTATTAGCCAGTAACTCGCGTTTCATCTGGTCAGCCAACCACTTGCCATTATTCTCATTCAACCCCGGCCCGTAGAGCTGGAGCTGTATCGCCTGCCACTGTTGATCCATTTTAGCAACAACAGCACGCTCAGCGCCCTGTGGAAAACCTGTCACCGCATCAACCGCCGTTTTCACTTCAGCTAACGTTTCATCAAGGGTATAGCCATCAGCAACATCAATCTTCATACGCACTAAAGAATCGAGTGCCATCGAATCATAACTATCGATAGATTCAATATCTTTAATGGCCTCCTCGATTTTCAAAATAACCCCGCGCTCAACCTCTGCCGTATTCGCCCCGGGATAGGCCATGACAACGCTAACGGAACGCGAATTATATTCCGGTGCCAAGGTTTTTTTTATCGTCATAGCTGAATATATGCCGATAATAACCGTAAAGATCATTAACAAATTCGCTGCAACAGGGTTGTTCGCAAACCAAGCGATAATGCCCTTACGTGAATCATCAAGACTATTCATCAACGACCCCTAAAATTGTTGGTGTCGCGAGCAACGCATCTTCAGGCTCTACTTCTACCTCCATCCCCCTAGCCATACGCTCTACTTCATTATTGACTTTATTCGCGTTATTAATGACCACTTGTCGCCCAGGTAAAACAGCCCCTACGCTGGTCAAGCAAACCTTATCACCATCACGTAAGCCGCTCTGCACATAGCGTTCTTCATCACTGATAGGTAAAACAACAACTTCTCGTTGCTGTAGACGATCTTCCTCATCGACAACCCATAACACGTTACCTGGCCTCAAAACATGGGCTGGAACAGCAATTAAGCCCTCAATCATTCTGCCGTCAATCTCCGCCTCAACAAAACTACCAACTCGTAAAATTGGCTGCTGATTAGCATCGTGTAAGCCATAAGGGTCGTTAATACGTGCGACCACATGTAGCACTCGACTACGCTGATCTAAAACACCTTCAGTTCGCACTAACTGTGCCGACCACTGACGCTGCACGCCAGCTTCATTACTACGTAACGTTACAGGACTTTCGACATTCATTCGCCCAACACCTTCTGGTAACTGCATATAATCGAGCTGATATTCCGGAATAGGCA encodes:
- a CDS encoding phasin family protein is translated as MENASLLFGSLAGNGKGLVGMLEKLNCLAIDSVEKVAALQLESAKYYTEIGIDQMRAVSGIRDASAAKEYATSSVGVVTQVNNKILEDSKKIIAANVELRGQVIDIVKGGLSEKGAEQAADSKPAKSTAKKASAA
- a CDS encoding acyl-CoA dehydrogenase family protein; amino-acid sequence: MDFSFSEQQQDVQNLARQILTEEVSAERQDVVDQQPDRFDKALWAKLAEAGLLGVSIAEKNGGMGFNFTELCFFIEEAGRTVAPIPVIPVLVSAALPIQQFGSVEQQRRLLQPLASGKTLITTAFMEPMGEDPATPLTQARPQGAGYVVNGVKTAVPLAHLSERVLISAKTDNGVVALMINPRAEGVTLVPLKVTSGEPQSEMRLENVLVATCDVLAGPEQGGELMTWAAQRTIVAYAAMQVGVSDKSMRMTASYTAERQQFGVPIATFQAVGHRAANCFIDVECLKLTAYQAASLLEADVDASTEVEIAKVWAGDVGHRVSFASQHLHGGIGIDKDYPLWRYCLWARHIELTLGSSASTLAKLGEKIAKGEAYVS
- a CDS encoding acyl-CoA dehydrogenase family protein gives rise to the protein MKVEFTPEQEALRTELRAYFDELMTPELRAEVDATPGEGGGELFWQAMDKLGKDGWIGVGWSKERGGRGMTAFEQMIFIEEVMRAGFPFPFLTTESVGPILADNASERMRDLLVPKILEGKLIMAIAYSEPGSGTDLASLTTTAIRDGDEWVIKGQKIFTSLAQHADYVWIAARTNQDPAVKKHKGISIFLVPTTAEGYDRTPIHTLGDVTTNATYYDNVRIPADHLVGELDAGWKLITSQLNRERLSLVNCGPVSQLLNETMQWADKNHYTNGKRVLDEPWVQMNLAKVRVGIEALKLMCYKQAWSITNDKLEMADASAAKVYGTEFFIEAYRLLAEVLGQVANEHLDSKGVQLRGRLEMMYRTASIITFGGGANEIQRDIISAAGLWMPRASR
- a CDS encoding Zn-ribbon domain-containing OB-fold protein → MSQKPQVAAIEGWYTMDQKAPHLIGTCCSECGTYYFPKLTSFCKNPSCESESFDEVELSRTGKIWSYTNACYKPPEPFVAADPFVPYTIAAVELDKEKMIILGQAIEGVTVADLKVGMEVELCLETLYEDEENDKITWKWKPVSNPA
- a CDS encoding lipid-transfer protein; translation: MSDEIAILGVGMHQWGKWGHNFTKYGVKAARDAIKDAGIEWNDVQFVSGAATMRCGYPGYVAGATFAQALGWQGAEVNTSYAACASGSQALAAARAKILSGQADVCLVVGADTTPKGFLAPAKGYRPDDPDWLRFYLGITNPSYFALYARRRMDIYGDTEEDFSMVKVKNAEHGFTNPYARYRKKFSLEDVRASAMVADPLRLMNICATSDGGAAMIVSSVEYAKKIGKGDAPRVAAISTVTPSFANSVVEMPDIATDSAAAAMVEGQSFRASLPIKAYEEAGISPSDVDIAEVYDLSSALELDWIEDLQLCERGTAAQLIRNGDTKIGGRIPVNTSGGLACFGEAVPAQALAQICELTWQLRGEAGERQVDGAKVGITANQGLFGHGSSVIIKK
- a CDS encoding VPLPA-CTERM sorting domain-containing protein, translating into MSFQIKLSVASLALAASFATTAATIDFTGGAGNAPAFNQVIGDGTTMAVSGTRKGRDANITMNRGGLGVKGGVNHFQSWGRETMTFSFTSAVRLNSLTFDSGTWNDWTGKDQFRYTDSSGFTTILKGGSNYWELGADNITSFTLSAVGNWTSSFVSAVDVEAVPLPASAWMFGSALLGLAGMARRKVKK
- a CDS encoding DUF2489 domain-containing protein; protein product: MSEANAYLLLSLGVIIVIILSYLAYRSVQAVKIKENDQKKMVEQVLADQQQRRDYAQESIRLLTLGAIDQQVGAIEASIRINGLMDFMGYNEEQRRPYQIFNDVALATNHIPVRDDWNELSRKEKSKHERTMSALEKKHQEAISCALKQLKDEGFLADKSTAKQAPMFYAA